Genomic DNA from Candidatus Binatia bacterium:
GCCGGTCCGGCTCCCCGCGCGGCGTGTTTCGTAATCTGTCGATCGGTGCCGGCGCGGTAAGCCAGCTCGTCGCCGATGACCGCGTGGCGGCCGTGACCCTGACCGGCAGCGAACTCGCCGGGGTCGAGGTCGCCGGAGCCGCGGGACGGCATCTTAAGAAGGTTGTGCTCGAGCTCGGCGGCGCCGACCCGTTCATCGTATTGAACGATGCCGACCTCGGCCGTGCCGCCGCGGTTGCCGCGCAGGCCCGTACGATGAACTCGGGTCAAAGCTGCATTGCCGCCAAGCGGTTCATCGTCGAGCGTGCCGTCGCGGCCGAGTTCACCGCGCGCTTCGTTGCGGCCATGGCCGCATTGCGGGTGGGCGATCCGATGGACCCGGCCACGCAGGTCGGTCCGCTGGCCCGACCCGACCTCGTCGATGAGATCGACCGACAGGTGCGGCGCTCGGTACGCATGGGAGCGCGGGTCCTGACCGGCGGGCGCCGAATAGGAAGAGTGGGCAACTTCTACGCGCCGACCGTGCTCGACCGCGTGAAGTCGGGGATGCCCGCCCACGACGAGGAGGTCTTCGGGCCCGTCGGCGCCGTCATCGTCGCCCGCAACGAAGCGGACGCGGTCCGCATCGCCAATGCCTCGCGCTTCGGTCTGGGCGGTTCGGTATGGGGACGCGACCTCGATCGCTGCGCGCATGTGGCCCGTCAGCTCGAGGTCGGAACCGTCTACGTAAACGACTTCGTACGCTCGGATCGGCGCCTCCCCTTCGGCGGCGTGAAGAAGTCCGGGCACGGCCGAGAGCTTGGTGTATACGGGATCAAGGAGTTCACCAACATCAAGACCATGGTGGCGCCGTGACCCGAGTCCCATCGTTCGCCGTTTGACCGGAGGATGTCTGACGATGGGCGCGTACGTACTGGTCACCCGGGTGAATCCCGAGCAGATGGGCACCGTCGAGCGCCTGCACGAGATCGACGATCTGGTTCGCGGCCAGGTGAGCGCGCATTACCCCGGAGTCCGCTGGGTTACCAGTTACGCCTTGCTCGGGCCGTTCGACTTCCTCGATATCTTCGAGGCGCCGGACGACGCGACCGCGGCTCATGTTCGGGCCATCGTGCAGTCGTTCGGCTACGTCTCCACGGAGATGTGGACGGCTGTGCCGCGAGAGCGCCTGCGTCGTCCGGTGACGAAGGGCGGGGCACGCGGTGCGGGCGAGGCGA
This window encodes:
- a CDS encoding NAD-dependent succinate-semialdehyde dehydrogenase, translated to MAISSINPATGEVVRRFKAAPRAEIERALADADRAFRSWRERSIDERSRVLLRAAEVLRERKAAYARLVTLEMGKPIAQSEAEIEKCAEGCEYYAVEAARMLADEAVKIEGGKSLIVFQPLGVVLAVMPWNFPFWQVFRFAAPALMAGNVGILKHASNVPQCALAIDDVFRRSGSPRGVFRNLSIGAGAVSQLVADDRVAAVTLTGSELAGVEVAGAAGRHLKKVVLELGGADPFIVLNDADLGRAAAVAAQARTMNSGQSCIAAKRFIVERAVAAEFTARFVAAMAALRVGDPMDPATQVGPLARPDLVDEIDRQVRRSVRMGARVLTGGRRIGRVGNFYAPTVLDRVKSGMPAHDEEVFGPVGAVIVARNEADAVRIANASRFGLGGSVWGRDLDRCAHVARQLEVGTVYVNDFVRSDRRLPFGGVKKSGHGRELGVYGIKEFTNIKTMVAP
- a CDS encoding GYD domain-containing protein; this encodes MGAYVLVTRVNPEQMGTVERLHEIDDLVRGQVSAHYPGVRWVTSYALLGPFDFLDIFEAPDDATAAHVRAIVQSFGYVSTEMWTAVPRERLRRPVTKGGARGAGEAKGGTRER